Genomic DNA from Methanothermobacter thermautotrophicus:
TAATCGAGTGAGGGTTTTCAGATCCTGGAAGCCCCTCAAAACCCCTAATATAATACTTTTTATAATCCTATTTTAAGGTTTTGGGATAACAAGGGGTTATCCAAAAAATCTATCTCATTACAGCCTGCTCTCTGTTCTTCTTATCTTCTTTTAGCTTTGCAATGTTTTTTGTATGTAGATCATTTCTTTGAGTGCTTTAAGCCAAGTCTCTTGAAGTTTCCTCATTTTCTTATCCAGGTCCTCGTCCTCGATTTCTTTTTCTATTCCTCGTGCCATGTCGATTATCATCTTTCCAACCCTCCTTATGGTTTTTTTGTTTTTCGGTGTATGGACGTTTTTGTTTCTCTTCCTGTAGTCTTTTTTTCTTCAGGTAATCTGTCTTGGATTGGGAGAACTAGTTTCATCATCTATCTAGGCTTCTGGAGAGACTTTCATGGTCTTTCATTGTCTTCACTTCTATTTTCTCCAATCCTTTGGTTAAAGCAAGTACATAGACTCCAAAGATGAGATTGTTGAGGATGTCAATGTATTGGATCTTTCAATTGGCTATTTCCTCATTTATTCGTTCTTCCACGCTTTTTTCGATCTCTCCAACTCTTTGCTTTTCTTTTTCATCCCAGTTGTATGTTTTCTTCCATTCCCAAATCTTCTTTTGGGAGACGTTCAATTGTCTAGCCACAGCTTTCACACTTGTTGTTCTCATCACTCCTTGCTGTCTAAGCGTGATATAGAGATTCCATACCTGTTCTTCTATTGGAAATTTTTTCAATCCTTCTGACAGGCCCACTATTGCCTTTATAGTGATATCGCCCTCTTTTTTTATTGATATTTCTCCATCTTTTACATCCACATTATCAAGAACGTCATCTTTAACCGTGTCAAGAATTTCTTGATGTAGTATTTTGTTTTCCCGTTGTTTGTCTTTTTCATCTTCCTTTTCTTGTATCTGACTCATTAGATGTGAGGCTAGGCTGCTTGCCCTTTCAAAGCATCTGACGGCCTGCTCGAAATCCTGCACGCCGGTAGCTCTCTAGGACAAGCTTGTTCAAGATATTGCAATAGCGGGTTTTGTAATCTATTATTTGTTCATCCAAGTTTTCCCTCATGTTAATCTCAGTAAGGGAATACAACATTCCAAGGATCTAAGAGGGAAAAAATGACGATACCACTCAGAAGGCAGATGACTAAGAACATGTCATTCGAATCCCCAAGTTCCTTCGAAACATGGAAGATATAAAACGTGGGGATGCTCTAATCCTCAGGATTCGAAAAGATGTAAAGGAGGTCCTTGAGACGCTCCCCGTGGCTGTTCAGGGAATGGTGTACCTCCCCAAACACCTTCAAAGCAGCTTAGACGTTCAGGCGGGTGATATGATAGATTTAGAGATCGAAACAATCAAAAGTAGAAAAAGGATGAAGGACGATGGATGTTAGACTTGAAGAAAAGACAATGCTGCTTTGATTCTTTGATAGCCCCATGTTTTATATTCATTGGGAAAAACAAGATGATGGAGGTGCGAAGTATGCAATTAAAGAAAGTTCTTGATACATATAAGGAGTGGTTTGGATTCAATGAGCATGAATTGAAAAATGGGCCCTGAGAGCCTTCGAACATCTCAAAAAAGCAGAGGTAAAAGTGGATCCCCGCTATGAAAGGCTAAGTGCTTATGGCATGTTAGAAGCCCTTTCCAAAATCCTAGAAAAGTAAAGGTAGCTTTTCCTTTTTTGAACTTAAAATAGAATAGAGAGGTGAAATAGGATGAAAAGAGAAAAGAAGAAGCTAAATGAAGAAAGGGAGTACCAAATGACTCCAAACTTTGAACGTGGAGTATATAATCCAGCATTCTTCCATAAGGTGGGGGAAGAAACCAAGAAGTTTTTAGAGAAAAGACGGAGGTGGGAAAATGGTATTGATAAACCAGGAAAATGAGAAAGAATATGAACCTGGAAACTTTTAAAATCCAGGGGGTTTGGGAACTGCTACGGCTTCTCCATCCAAATAGACAGTGAAGAGGTCACTTTTGAGAGGTTTGCTAACAACTGGAGGGTGAAAGAGTGGCATGATTCAAAGCCTTCGAGAAAGTTAAGGAATTAGAGAGAAAACAGAAAATAAGACAGGAAGTAGTAGCCAACAAACAAGGAGGAATAAACCTTGAAATTATTCAGCTGGATAAAAAGAAGATCACTAATAAAAAAAGGCCTGAAACTCCTAAATAACGGCAAATACAAAGAAGCCATGAAATACTTCGACAAAACCATAAAAATAGACCCAAACCATGCAATAGGATGGTACAACAAAGGAGTGTGCCTAATAAACCTCAAAAAATACAAAAAAGCACTCACATGTTTTAATAAAGCCCTAAAACTAAACCCAAACCTCGCACAAGCATGGCACAACAAAGGAGCAGCCCTCGATGATCTTGGGAGGTATGATGAGGCGCTAGAATGCTATGAAAAAAGCCTAAAAATAAACCCAAAAGATTACAAAACATGGTACAACAAGGGAATAACCCTCGATGAACTTAAGAGATATGATGAGGCGCTAGAATGCTATGAAAAAAGCCTAAAAATAAACCCAAAAGATTACAAAACATGGTACAACAAGGGAATAGTCCTCAAGGAACTTAAGAGATATGATGAGGCGCTAGAATGCTATGAAAAAGCCTAAAAATAAACCCAAAAAGTCATGAAACATGGTACAACAAGGGAATAGCCCTCGATGAACTTAAGAGATATGATGAGGCGCTAGAATGCTATGAAAAAAGCCTAAATAAACCCAAAAGATCGCAAAACATGGAATAACAAGGGCATAGTCCTCGGTGAACTTGGGAGGTATGATGAGGCGTTAGGATGCTTTGAAAAGGTTCTGGAAATAAACCCTGAAGATCATAGAGCATGGTATATGAAGGGGGAGGTGTTGGAGAAGCTTGGAAGATGCGAAGAAGCACTAGAATCCTACAGGAAAGCCCTAAAACTAAAACCAGAATACAATGAAGCGAAAAAAGCCCTGAAAAAACTGGAAAAAAAGCAATAGAACAACCAAACAATCATACAAAAAACAGAAGACAACAGACACCCCAAAAACCAACAAAAAATATACTTTGAAGCTTTGAAGGATTACCAGGCATCCAACCTGACAGATGAAGTTAAAGACAACTTCTATGATCTTGGAGGAGCCCCATAGCAAGCAACATGCTACTGCTACCACGACCAACTAACAAACAAAGTAAACAGTTGGCTTGGACAATTTCTAAAATCAGGTGAAGCTACAGCAGCCGGAATACTAATAACAGCAGGACTAATGATAGCGGCAGCAGCAGGAGGACCGGTAACACTAGGCTGTGCAGTAGCTATAACTATAGCGGGCGCTGCCCTTGCAGCTCATGCATCTGGTTTATTCGATGATCCGCGCAATCCTATTAATTGGCTTGATTTCGCGGCTACAGTGGGTTCTGCGGTCTTTTTCAAGGCGCCAATAGGAGCCTCACCATTCAAAATAATCACTGACACGACAGTCAGACAATCGATGAGATTTATAACAGTCTTTGGCGGTAAAACAGCTATAGTCAAGGGAACTCTCGGATATAGTGGGAAAGAAGCAATAGAGAACATAGTTGAATCATGGGTTAAAGGTAGTGCAATATCAACAGTTATACACTCGCTAGAAAGTTCACCCCAAAACCTGCAAACTTACAAACAGAAAAACATATAAATAAAGAGAGAGAAGGTGAAAAATCATGTCATCAGAGGGAGCAATGATCACAGTAGGTCTAAGCCTCACTATATTCCTCATTTTTTGGGCTATTGTTGGAGAGGACCGTCTAAATAGATTCTATGAGAGAGTTACAGGAGAAAAAGCGGAAAAAGGTGGTGTAGCGACGCCCAGAGCCTGCTCATTCGGCCTCATGGTCGTCCCTCTCACCTTTTTTTTCCTTTTTGCGGGGTTTTCCTTTGTCTTCGCTCCTGAGATGGTGCCAGGGGCGGTTGCTCTTCTAATCCTCGCAGAGTATATTGGTTTTGTGTTCTTTTTGAGGGGTGACACCTTCAAAGGGGAATGGGATGGGAAAGGCTACCCACTTGGAGGATATCTCGGTTTTTCACTCCTTTTCTCCGCCTTCATGGTTATAAGGGGTGTTGTTGGCATGTTTAAAGGTTGGGTGGCTTGGGGTTTGTTTATGTTGTTTCTTGGCTTGTTTATCGCGACATATTATCTTTTCCCTGATAAAATGCCAGGATTAAAAGGGAATTATCTTAGTTCGCGACATGAAGTTTTGAAGGCGATTATTGTCGGCATAATACTCCTCATAATCACAAGGATAATCTGGGCGATAGTTCAGGTTGGGGTGTTTCATTGGTCATTGACAGGCCACTAGGGGCATGTGAGGTGTTATGTTAGATTTTTTTGGGAGTGGATTTTTTGGATAATGTACTAAAATGCTGTATGAGATCTGATAGTATTATAAATTGTCTTGATTCCTGCAAAACGCTCTAAACGCTTTTTCCAGGGGTCTGATTATATTAGCTTCTCATTCCTGTTAACGCTTCTTAGATGGTTTCCAGGAAGAAGAAAGTCTCCTGTTTTCTAAGATTAAAGCGTTTTTAGGCCTTTCTAGGGATTTGATAGTATTATTCATAGTTTTGGTTCCTGTTCTCTTTTTTTAGACGATTTCTAGCATGGATTCTTGGTTTTTTTGAAAATTTAGCGGACAAAAAATGTAAAAGTAAGGATGTGGGTAGGAGTTACCCTAACTGTAACCTTTATATACCCCCTATGATTATGATGTGGGGGAGGGAACCTTGTCCCCTTCATCAAGAGGCGTGAGGTGAAACCATGAAGAAAAAAACAAGAATCTGGTGTGAAATATCAACAATAATGACATGTGCAAGGTGGATTGAAGAACGCACACAAAACGAAAACATAAAGGAGTGGGCCGCCAGGATCTGGGCAGCCGCTAACCACCTAGAAAAAGAAACAGGAGTCTATGAATAAAAAGTGGTGGGAAATCAATTCCCCCCACATCCCCCCAATTTTTTGAGGTGAAAAAAAGTTAAAAAACAATAGCCATGAAAATGGGTATTCCAGAGGACTACATTGATCAAATCAGCATTTTCCCAATCGTACTTGACGATTATTTATATGGCGACTGCGTAATCTCAAACATAACGAATAGAGTCAGACTTCAGAAAATTCATAACCCCCTAAAGATAAAGTAGTTTCAAGAACCTGATCAACAATATAATGGGATCGTCATGGATTACGGGAAGCTTATAAGAACCAAGGAACTCGTCCTTCTCGTCCTGATAACACTTGACATAGTGCTCCTAAGCTATATCTCATTCTACCCATCAAATCCATGGACCGTGAATGCCATAAACCAGTTTGACCTCCTCCTGTGCATCATCTTCTTCATGGAATTCTCAGTAAACCTGAAAAGGGCTGAGGATCGTAAGAGATTCCTCATGGAAAACTGGCCAGATATAATTGCATTCCTCCCTGTGGACTTCTTTCGGGCATTCCGCTTTATAAGGATAATAAGGGTTGTAAAGGTCATCGCCCTCTTCAGAAAGTACCTCAAGAAGTTCTTCACCTTCCTTGTGGATACACACCTTGACCAGGCGGTGGGGGTACTCCTAATTGCACTCGTGGCCGGGACAATGTTCTTTTACATGATGGAGTCAGGGGTCAACAGATCCCTCCATGGGCCAGCTGACTCCCTCTGGTACAGTCTAACAACAATAATCGCCGGGGAGGTTGTTATACCTCCAAAAACCATCTATGGGAAGGCCATAACAAGCATGCTCATGCTGGTTGGTGTCACCTTTGTGGGGTTCCTGACAGCTTCACTGGCCTCATGGTTTGTCAGGAACCCTGAGGATGAGCGGGAAGTCCATGAAAGACTGGACGAGATAGAAAGGGGTATAGAGGACCTCAAAGGCGAGATTGCTGAAATCAAGGAGATGCTGAAGAAAAGATGATTCATTATCTGACCTTGCTGGTATCCGCGGAGACCACAACATACAGCAGTCCATCAAGAGGAATTATCTATTTTCCTCCAAGGCACCGTTACTTTTATACAGCATGGCCCCTTAGCATAAATAAGTAATTCATCGACGAGGATAACATGGCAAGATCAGCATATATAATCATAGGAGCCATTCTACTCTTTGGCGCCTACCTCTACGGGGTAACTGCACTGAGTCCCGTGGAACCTGTGGGGCGTCTGGGTTTCGTTAAACTGGCAAACCCTGACATGTATCCCGGGCACCCCCAGTCCAAGGTCCTGGCATCCTACGCAGCCCAGAGGGGATCCAAATGCGCCCTCGTGGTCCATTACGCCGGAAGTTCAAACTACAGGCACTACAGGGAGGGTAACGTGACCATAATAGAACTGGCATATATCAGTTCAGAGTACCGGACCGACATAGACTGGGGTGAGGTTATTGAGTCATTCATATTCGGGGTCCCTGATGGTAAGTACCGTTACAGGGCCGATGGATATGAATTCAACAGTCTCGATGAGGCCATGGATTACGTTGAAGATCTTGCCAGAAGTAAGGGACAGGAGGGTCCCATGCCCATGGTCTTCCATGGCACCGTCAGGGAGGGTAACGTCTTCATCAACCCCGGCTGTGGTTTCCCACTCTATGTCCAGATCGCATGGAGACAGTACGGTAGACTCGGGGCATACTATTACATCGTGAAGGGCCTCCTGCATCCCTACCTGAACAACCCCTACGCGGCATATGAACTGAGCCACGCATCTGACCTTCAGAGACTCTACAATCAGGGCGCCCTTGACTATACAGGATACGATTGATCCTCACCCCTTTCTGTAGATTTTAAGGGGCCCCCACTATCAGTGGACCATTAAACTTCATCGATCAGCAGACCCCCCAGAGAACTGACCGTTAACTACAATCCCTGGCGGCCCATCAGTTCTCCCATGAACTCTTCACGGATCCCCCTGAATTCTTCGATTTTCCTGTCAGTCAGATACCTGTATAGAACCCTGATACGGGGGTTTTTTCCGATCAAGCTCCTTTTTTCATTTAAGAATGTCCAGAAGAGGGCATCCCAGACCCTGCACCAGTCCCCGCGCTGGTGGTCACTCATCCTGAGGATATAATTTGATGAGGAGATGTAGGGTTTGGTTGCAATCAGCCCCCCGTCAGCGTACTGGCTCATACCATAAACATTTGGCACCATCACCCAGTCATAGGAGTCTATGAACATCTCCATGAACCACCTGTAGACCTCATCAGGGTCCGTGCCGAGGAGCAGCATGAAATTCCCGATCACCATGAGCCTCTCAATGTGGTGGGTGTAGCCGTGCCTCATAACCCTCCCCACGGCAGAGTCGTAGGGCTCTATACCTGTTAAGCCCTGGTAGAGTTTAGGATTGATTTTGCCCCTGTGGTTGAAGAAGTTCTCTGTCCTCTCATAGGACCCCTTAAGTATATAAACTGCCCTTATGAATTCCCGCCATCCCATAACCTGCCTTACAAAGCCCTCAACGGAGTTCAGTGGCGCGTCTGCCTTGAGTGCTGCCCTTATAACCTCCATTGGCGTCAGGAGGCATATGTTAAGTGAGGAGGAAAGTACTGAATGAAACAGGAATGGCTCATCACGGGATATGAAGTCCTGATAGCTTCCAAAGTTTTTAATTCTCCTCTCAATGAAGTCCCTCAGGAAAATCCTGGCCTCAGTGTGTGTTGTGGGGTAATTGAAGTGGTCCATGGATCCAGGGTTGTCAGGGAAGTTCTCTGATACATATTCTTTGGCCTCCTTTACGTACTCATTTTCCGGGAGCTTCACAGGGGATGGTACCTCCAACCCTCGGGGCATTCTCTTACGGTTTTCAGTGTCAAAGGTCCATTTACCACCGGCTGGCCTGGAGTTCTTCATGAGAATGGAGAGCCTCTTCCTCTCCCTTATGTAGAAGGATCTGAGAAAGAATCTCCCATCCCTGAAGTAGTCATCCATGAGCTGCCTTTTGAAGAGGAATGGTGCCTCAATCTCATTTATTTCAAATCCAAGTTCCATGGAAAGCTTCTTCATCCTCACCTCAAGTTCATGGTCAAGGAGTTCAAGGGTGTAGACACGGTCGTAGCCTTCAAGGTGATCCCTCAGGTATCCCATTCCCGGGTCAGGGCTGTATTCTATGTATTCAGCTTTAAGACCCCTTGAACTGAGGTGGTCGTGGTAGTGGCGCATTGAAGCCCGATGGAGAATAAGCTTGTTCCTGTGGAATCTTAGTCTGAATACCGGGTCTCCAAAGAAGAGCTGATCCTCCACCAGGATGAACCTGGATGTTTTCCCGGCCGCCGGGTGGTCCTCCATGAGGTGGTGGGGGAATACAATGGCCACAGATTTCTCACCCATATCGGTATTTATGTTGCAGGATGACTATAAATCTAAAAGTTTTTTAGGAGTCCCGGACATAAACCTTAATGGTGTTTACAATGGTTAAGTGGGGAGCCGTTATTCTTGGATTTGTACTCTCAATTGTTTTTCCATACATTCTAAGCCCCTTCGTTGGTCAGGCTTCAATCCTCGGATTATTCCTGGCGGGTTTTGTAGTAGGCCTCATGGTAAAGGAGGGGGCGACCGGGGGTTTCTGGAACGCGACTGTTGCAGGGGCATTTGGCGGTATAGTGATTGCCATCCTACTCACTATCTTTGGAACTGCCATTGCCGGGCCCGTAGGTTTTCTTATTGGAGCCTTTGCAGGTGGAATCCTCGTATTGGCCCTCCTGATTGTCTCAATGCTCTTCATGGGTATTGGTGGGGCGATTGGAGGTTTCATTGCAGGTGACTGATAAGACCTTCAAAGACAATTCATTTCTCGGACACTGCACGGACCTCCTTTTTATGCACCCGGTAATAAAAATTTAAATATTAGGATTAATCATTTATTAAAAGGTGATGAATATGTATGATTTAAGTGATCTTGTGGTTGAAAGACAAAAACTCGGGAATGTGACGGATATAAAAATCTTCAGGGTGCTGAGGTTCATGCCCTATTCCATCATAGGAGACGGAGCCAACGGTATCCTCTACAAGAACGGCAAGGACCTTGGAAGGAATCTGGGTCTAAATGGCGCCAGTGAAGCCGTGAAGTTCATGCATGAAAACCGTATAGGTGAACTTGAAATCCTCCAGGAGGATCCATACCACCTCAGGGTCGATGAATGCCTCAGCTGTGCCGGTCTCCCTGAGTCAGGTAAACCCCTATGCCACTTTGAGGGGGGCCTACTTGCAGGTATAATTGAATCTGTGAGCGGAAGAGCCGTGGATTTCAGGGAGGTTAAATGCTGGGGCCTCGGAAATGGAACATGTGAGTTCAAGGAGTTCGTGAGGTAGTCCTCATTCATACCCCCCAATTCATTTTATGTTTCCCTCTCTCAAAAAAAACTAATTAAAGGGATGCAGATAAGTAAACCCGAGGAATACATCCAGACCATGATCCAAGACATCAAGGAGAATTGAGATGCTAATAGGTGTTATATCAGATACGCATATACCTGACAGGGCATCAGAGATCCCGGAGGCTGTTTTTGATGCCTTCAGGGATGTTGAACTGATACTCCATGCCGGTGATCTGACATCCCCAGACATCCTCAGTGAACTCGAAAGACTGGCCCCTGTGGAGTGTGTGCAGGGAAACATGGACCGCCACTATGGTATAGAAACCCCCAGGTCAGGGCTATTTGAGATAGGATCCTTCAGGGTGGGGTTAATCCATGGGGAGGTCTACCCCAGGGGTGACACCCAGCAGCTGAGGTACCTCGGCCTTGAACTTGGAGCCGATGTTCTGATAAGCGGGCACACCCACCAGCCCTTCATAAGGGAACTTGAGGACATGATCCTCCTCAACCCTGGAAGCCCCACCGTACCTCGCCTCACAGATCCAAGTGTCATGCTGCTCAGAATTGATGGGGAAAAACTTGACGCCGAGATAATAAGAACCGGGACCCCTGTATGCAGGTCCCTGAATTTCAGGAGGTGATTGATATGGGTAAAAGGTGGCAGGCTGAAAGAAAGAGGGACCACTACTATAAAAGCGCCAAGAAGGAGAATTACCGTTCAAGGGCCTCCTATAAGTTACTGCAGCTCAACAACAGATATAAACTTATAAAGAAGGGTGACAGGGTCCTTGACCTGGGTGCGGCCCCCGGTGGGTGGTCACAGGTCGCCCTGGATAAGGTGGGGGATGAGGGACTTGTGGTCGCCGTTGACCTCCAGAGGATAAAGGGTTTCCCCTCTGAAAACTTCAGGGCAATAAGGGGGGACTTCACCGAAGAGGAGGTGAAGGAGAAGATAATCAGGGAACTGGGAGGAAGGGCCGACGCCGTCATATCAGACGCTGCACCATCACTCTCAGGTATAAGGGACATCGACCACCTGAGGTCAGTGGATCTCGTTGAGAACGTCCTGGACATAGCCTACAGGGTCCTTGATAGGAAGGGGAA
This window encodes:
- a CDS encoding tetratricopeptide repeat protein; this encodes MNPKDRKTWNNKGIVLGELGRYDEALGCFEKVLEINPEDHRAWYMKGEVLEKLGRCEEALESYRKALKLKPEYNEAKKALKKLEKKQ
- a CDS encoding metallophosphoesterase, which produces MLIGVISDTHIPDRASEIPEAVFDAFRDVELILHAGDLTSPDILSELERLAPVECVQGNMDRHYGIETPRSGLFEIGSFRVGLIHGEVYPRGDTQQLRYLGLELGADVLISGHTHQPFIRELEDMILLNPGSPTVPRLTDPSVMLLRIDGEKLDAEIIRTGTPVCRSLNFRR
- the rrmJ gene encoding 23S rRNA (uridine(2552)-2'-O)-methyltransferase — translated: MGKRWQAERKRDHYYKSAKKENYRSRASYKLLQLNNRYKLIKKGDRVLDLGAAPGGWSQVALDKVGDEGLVVAVDLQRIKGFPSENFRAIRGDFTEEEVKEKIIRELGGRADAVISDAAPSLSGIRDIDHLRSVDLVENVLDIAYRVLDRKGNILIKAFQGPELDRVIKELRKDFWKLKTTKPASSRKASAEMYIVGRDFKGRERWKRIIH
- a CDS encoding tetratricopeptide repeat protein: MKLFSWIKRRSLIKKGLKLLNNGKYKEAMKYFDKTIKIDPNHAIGWYNKGVCLINLKKYKKALTCFNKALKLNPNLAQAWHNKGAALDDLGRYDEALECYEKSLKINPKDYKTWYNKGITLDELKRYDEALECYEKSLKINPKDYKTWYNKGIVLKELKRYDEALECYEKA
- a CDS encoding phage terminase small subunit-related protein, coding for MQDFEQAVRCFERASSLASHLMSQIQEKEDEKDKQRENKILHQEILDTVKDDVLDNVDVKDGEISIKKEGDITIKAIVGLSEGLKKFPIEEQVWNLYITLRQQGVMRTTSVKAVARQLNVSQKKIWEWKKTYNWDEKEKQRVGEIEKSVEERINEEIAN
- a CDS encoding cryptochrome/photolyase family protein, whose amino-acid sequence is MAIVFPHHLMEDHPAAGKTSRFILVEDQLFFGDPVFRLRFHRNKLILHRASMRHYHDHLSSRGLKAEYIEYSPDPGMGYLRDHLEGYDRVYTLELLDHELEVRMKKLSMELGFEINEIEAPFLFKRQLMDDYFRDGRFFLRSFYIRERKRLSILMKNSRPAGGKWTFDTENRKRMPRGLEVPSPVKLPENEYVKEAKEYVSENFPDNPGSMDHFNYPTTHTEARIFLRDFIERRIKNFGSYQDFISRDEPFLFHSVLSSSLNICLLTPMEVIRAALKADAPLNSVEGFVRQVMGWREFIRAVYILKGSYERTENFFNHRGKINPKLYQGLTGIEPYDSAVGRVMRHGYTHHIERLMVIGNFMLLLGTDPDEVYRWFMEMFIDSYDWVMVPNVYGMSQYADGGLIATKPYISSSNYILRMSDHQRGDWCRVWDALFWTFLNEKRSLIGKNPRIRVLYRYLTDRKIEEFRGIREEFMGELMGRQGL
- a CDS encoding tetratricopeptide repeat protein is translated as MNPKSHETWYNKGIALDELKRYDEALECYEKSLNKPKRSQNME
- a CDS encoding V4R domain-containing protein; this encodes MYDLSDLVVERQKLGNVTDIKIFRVLRFMPYSIIGDGANGILYKNGKDLGRNLGLNGASEAVKFMHENRIGELEILQEDPYHLRVDECLSCAGLPESGKPLCHFEGGLLAGIIESVSGRAVDFREVKCWGLGNGTCEFKEFVR
- a CDS encoding DUF5518 domain-containing protein, which produces MVFTMVKWGAVILGFVLSIVFPYILSPFVGQASILGLFLAGFVVGLMVKEGATGGFWNATVAGAFGGIVIAILLTIFGTAIAGPVGFLIGAFAGGILVLALLIVSMLFMGIGGAIGGFIAGD
- a CDS encoding potassium channel family protein; protein product: MDYGKLIRTKELVLLVLITLDIVLLSYISFYPSNPWTVNAINQFDLLLCIIFFMEFSVNLKRAEDRKRFLMENWPDIIAFLPVDFFRAFRFIRIIRVVKVIALFRKYLKKFFTFLVDTHLDQAVGVLLIALVAGTMFFYMMESGVNRSLHGPADSLWYSLTTIIAGEVVIPPKTIYGKAITSMLMLVGVTFVGFLTASLASWFVRNPEDEREVHERLDEIERGIEDLKGEIAEIKEMLKKR